The following DNA comes from Novosphingobium sp. PP1Y.
GAATGCGGTCTCGCGAGGTCCTTGTGGCGGCCTGTGGATATGTAGCGGCATAAACCACGGGAGCGATCCGGTGACAACTCGCGAGGGCGATTCCGTCCCCATCGTCCAGATTCCACAGGGGGTACTTGTGGACAGTCCGAGGAGTCATTCCACAGGCTGGGGATAAGGCGCAAAACGTTTGATTGACTCTGCAGCGAGGGAGAGTCGCATCGGCCACTTCACCCTGTTCAATCCGGGACAAATCGGGCAAGGGTCGCCCGTCCCCGATATCCACAGGGCCAACAGACTCCATCATCCTTTTATAAAATCTCTTATTTTTTTGATCGGACCCGAAACGCGATGCCAGGCCTCCTTCTGAACACGCTCCGTGGCGAAAATTCCGGCAAACGCCCAATCTGGCTCATGCGGCAGGCTGGACGCTATCTTCCGGAGTATCGGTCCTTGCGTGCAGAGAAGGGCGGATTCCTCGCGCTGGTCTACGACACCGACGCCGCGGCCGAGATTACCCTGCAGCCAATCCGCCGCTTCGGATTCGATGGAGCGATCCTGTTTTCCGACATCCTCATCGTACCTTACGCGATGGGACAGAATCTCGAGTTCCTTGCAGGCGAAGGGCCGAAACTGAGCCCGCGCCTCGTCGATCATATGCTCGATGGACTCACCGCAGTGCCCGAGCGGCTTTCCCCGATTTACGATACCGTCGCCAAGGTTCGGGCCTCGCTCGATTCCGACAAGACGATGTTGGGCTTTGCAGGAAGCCCCTGGACCGTCGCGACGTACATGGTCGCAGGCGAGGGGAGCCGGGACCAGCATGAGACCCGGGCCATGGCCTATCGCGATCCTGCGGCCTTCCAGGCGATCATCGAGGGAATCGTCGACGTGACGGTCGAGTACCTCAGCGGCCAGATCACGGCCGGCGCCGAAGCCATCCAGCTGTTCGATTCATGGTCGGGCAGCCTTGCCCCCGCGCAGTTCGAGAAATGGGTAGTGGCGCCCAATGCGAGCATCGTCGAGCGCATCAGGGCCCTGCACCCGCAGACACCGATCATCGGCTTTCCCAAGGGCGCCGGAGAGAAGCTGGCCGCCTATGCCCGCGAGACCGGAGTCGACGCCGTCGGGATCGACGAGACGATAGACCCGATCTGGGCCGCGCGCGAATTGCCCGAAGGCATGCCCGTGCAGGGCAACCTGGATCCACTGCTGCTGCTTTCGGGCGGTGCGGACCTCGAGAAACAGGCCCATGCGGTTCTTGATGCCTTCGCCGGTCGTCCCCACGTGTTCAACCTCGGCCACGGGATCGGTCAACATACGCCGATTGCCCATGTCGAGGACCTGCTGCGGGTCGTTCGAGCCTGGCAGCGCCAAGCGTAAGTGTAGAAGGAAGGAGGGCGCGGCCTTCACGCGCCAGTGGTGACTCATGGAGCAGATTTTGCAGACCACCTACCTTTGGCTGAAAGCCGGCCACATCATTTTCGTGATCTTCTGGATGGCCGGGCTCTTCATGCTCCCGCGATACTACGTCTATCATCAGGAGTCGGCACCCGGCTCTGAAGAGGAGGCGAAGTGGGTCGATCGCGAAGCCAAGCTGCGCAAGATCATCCTGACTCCCTCACTGATCATGGTCTGGCTCTTCGGTCTGGCGCTGGCCAGCTCGATCGGCGCATGGAGCCAGGGCTGGCTGCATGCCAAACTGCTCTTCGTCGTGGCGCTGAGCGGCTATCACGGCTGGCTTGT
Coding sequences within:
- the hemE gene encoding uroporphyrinogen decarboxylase — encoded protein: MPGLLLNTLRGENSGKRPIWLMRQAGRYLPEYRSLRAEKGGFLALVYDTDAAAEITLQPIRRFGFDGAILFSDILIVPYAMGQNLEFLAGEGPKLSPRLVDHMLDGLTAVPERLSPIYDTVAKVRASLDSDKTMLGFAGSPWTVATYMVAGEGSRDQHETRAMAYRDPAAFQAIIEGIVDVTVEYLSGQITAGAEAIQLFDSWSGSLAPAQFEKWVVAPNASIVERIRALHPQTPIIGFPKGAGEKLAAYARETGVDAVGIDETIDPIWAARELPEGMPVQGNLDPLLLLSGGADLEKQAHAVLDAFAGRPHVFNLGHGIGQHTPIAHVEDLLRVVRAWQRQA
- a CDS encoding CopD family protein: MEQILQTTYLWLKAGHIIFVIFWMAGLFMLPRYYVYHQESAPGSEEEAKWVDREAKLRKIILTPSLIMVWLFGLALASSIGAWSQGWLHAKLLFVVALSGYHGWLVAYGKKLARGERSLTGKTLRLLNEIPGLAAAIIVVLVVVKPF